A genomic stretch from Desulfotignum balticum DSM 7044 includes:
- a CDS encoding tyrosine-type recombinase/integrase: MKPFESFLNNELENFIVYRKGLGYKEKLIRSRLVIFDKYVKKQADPSSVWNPDFYLAFRKEVGEEPSTVNITLSAVRCFFEYLKRKDPLLNNPLKDVPNLQRRPFVPFVFSPEQVDMLLDVICGRIRRHTQRVFLKDFSEYLVILLLARCGLRISEPLRLKLADYRPDEKTIYIEKTKFSKDRLIPIPLSVARQIDNYLSCRAALIEHDINPYLFIGGLQKRLGDQRIRVVFHSAVQQIGIDSPRKVIGDTTFGKPTPHSLRHSFAIYTLKSAIARKQTSQNVLPVLAAYMGHVKYQYTMEYLRVVDAESRTRLLNFADILRKKSCD, from the coding sequence ATGAAACCGTTTGAAAGTTTTTTGAACAATGAACTGGAAAACTTTATTGTCTATCGAAAAGGGCTGGGTTACAAGGAAAAGTTAATCAGATCCCGACTTGTGATCTTTGATAAATATGTAAAAAAACAGGCCGACCCCTCAAGTGTTTGGAACCCTGATTTTTATTTGGCCTTCAGAAAAGAAGTTGGAGAAGAACCGTCTACTGTAAACATCACCCTGTCTGCTGTTCGATGCTTTTTTGAGTATCTGAAGCGGAAGGACCCTCTTCTCAACAATCCGTTAAAGGACGTTCCCAACCTTCAACGGCGGCCGTTTGTCCCTTTTGTCTTTTCACCGGAACAGGTTGATATGTTACTGGATGTGATTTGCGGGCGGATCAGGCGGCACACACAAAGGGTTTTTCTAAAAGATTTCAGTGAATATCTGGTGATACTGCTTCTGGCTCGCTGCGGACTGAGGATCAGCGAACCCCTGCGTTTGAAGCTGGCGGATTATCGGCCGGATGAAAAAACAATTTATATTGAGAAAACCAAATTCAGTAAAGACCGTTTGATCCCGATACCCCTATCTGTTGCAAGACAAATTGACAATTACCTGTCTTGCCGTGCTGCTCTGATTGAACATGATATCAATCCCTACCTGTTTATAGGAGGCCTGCAAAAGAGGCTTGGAGACCAGCGTATTCGTGTTGTCTTCCACAGTGCCGTGCAGCAAATCGGCATCGACAGCCCCAGGAAAGTCATTGGCGATACCACTTTTGGAAAACCTACTCCGCACAGTCTCCGGCATTCTTTTGCCATCTACACGCTGAAGTCTGCCATTGCCCGGAAACAGACTTCCCAGAATGTGCTGCCGGTACTTGCCGCTTATATGGGTCATGTGAAATATCAATACACGATGGAATATCTGAGAGTGGTGGATGCGGAAAGCAGGACACGTCTTCTCAATTTTGCCGATATCCTGAGAAAAAAATCATGCGACTGA
- a CDS encoding tyrosine-type recombinase/integrase: MAELTPKKPVDFDMDQICREYLDYFLKIHQSGPTQIDSITMVIKAFGTYLQKSGIELIRINIEHVDEFLAMFNASYAKATQRLYRSFLRCFLRYLYNERNLIRRNLADLLISPPMYARAKPPQFLRPGEVRQLFNRLPRTTACELRTYAQVHLAYYLGLRPIEISRITLDDISFRKGLLELKNRKNNRPLQLPIPEDTLKAITAYIVGGRPKSHDRSVFLIFWPEPKPMSANLTGFYLTKALRDAGLPGTAYWLRHTFAQNMLEAGAGIFEIKEMMGHESIESTNNYLSVHVALMRRILFDETV, translated from the coding sequence ATGGCTGAGCTGACACCCAAAAAGCCTGTTGATTTTGATATGGATCAAATATGCCGGGAATATCTGGATTATTTTTTAAAAATTCACCAAAGCGGCCCGACACAGATTGACTCTATAACAATGGTCATTAAAGCCTTTGGAACCTATCTGCAAAAATCAGGGATAGAACTGATCCGCATCAACATAGAACATGTAGATGAATTTTTGGCGATGTTCAATGCATCGTATGCAAAAGCCACCCAGCGCCTTTACCGATCTTTTTTGAGGTGTTTTTTACGCTATCTGTATAACGAACGTAATTTGATCAGGCGAAATCTGGCCGACCTTTTGATCAGTCCGCCAATGTATGCCAGAGCCAAGCCACCGCAATTCTTAAGACCCGGTGAAGTTCGTCAGCTGTTTAATCGTTTACCCCGCACCACGGCTTGTGAACTCCGTACGTATGCCCAGGTTCACCTGGCTTATTATCTTGGATTACGCCCCATTGAAATCAGTCGGATCACTCTGGATGACATCTCTTTTAGAAAAGGCTTACTGGAATTGAAAAACAGGAAGAACAACCGTCCCCTTCAACTGCCGATTCCCGAGGATACACTAAAGGCAATAACCGCCTATATCGTTGGAGGCCGTCCCAAAAGCCACGATAGGTCTGTTTTTTTAATTTTCTGGCCGGAACCCAAGCCCATGAGCGCCAATCTAACCGGATTTTATTTGACAAAGGCCCTGCGGGATGCAGGGCTTCCAGGCACAGCTTATTGGCTGCGGCATACCTTTGCACAAAACATGCTGGAAGCAGGTGCTGGCATTTTTGAAATCAAAGAAATGATGGGACATGAAAGTATCGAATCAACGAACAATTATTTAAGTGTCCACGTAGCATTGATGCGGAGGATATTGTTTGATGAAACCGTTTGA
- a CDS encoding helix-turn-helix domain-containing protein — MREQNDEKLELAIWRYGIISPLLHREANSLPSGELLDQASWQRYVHPNGSHMRLSAETLRKWLYRYLQSGLPGLMGKVRSDKGNHQIPDKITSAMVALREEHPRWTLARMIKELIKTNRWNGRKPSRSAIYRFAKAHNLQRDPHIDPNGNVRPFAFDHFGQLWIADFLHGPKLFKDNKKHKTYLHVILDDSSRFIVHGGFYLTESVEPLLYDLMGAVRRFGIPQRFYVDNGSAYISRHLKILCARNGIDLVHTPPFVPQGRGKLERLFRTVRDQFLCDKFKTIKQINDAFKSWVAGYHETLHSSLECSPLQKRLQSKNVCRALSPSIDIEALFRMERRCRVYNDCTIHFKKIRYEVPGYLPGSRVTIYYMPWDKTCIYYGNEMKKARIVDLGANARRFEHPNQ; from the coding sequence GTGAGAGAACAAAATGACGAGAAATTAGAACTGGCCATATGGCGTTACGGGATTATCAGCCCTCTTCTGCACAGGGAAGCCAACAGCCTTCCCTCTGGAGAGCTGCTTGACCAGGCGTCCTGGCAGCGGTATGTCCATCCAAACGGTTCCCATATGAGATTGAGTGCAGAAACCCTCAGGAAATGGCTATACCGCTACCTTCAAAGTGGCCTGCCAGGCCTGATGGGCAAAGTCAGATCTGATAAAGGTAACCACCAGATCCCGGATAAGATCACTTCAGCAATGGTTGCTCTGCGGGAGGAACACCCAAGATGGACCCTTGCCAGGATGATCAAGGAACTGATTAAAACCAACAGGTGGAATGGAAGAAAACCCAGCAGGTCTGCCATTTACAGATTTGCAAAAGCCCATAACCTGCAAAGAGACCCCCACATTGATCCAAACGGGAATGTACGGCCTTTTGCCTTTGACCATTTCGGTCAATTATGGATTGCTGATTTTCTCCATGGTCCAAAATTGTTCAAGGACAATAAAAAGCACAAAACCTATCTCCATGTCATCCTGGATGACAGCAGCCGGTTTATTGTTCATGGTGGATTTTACCTGACCGAATCGGTTGAACCTTTACTCTATGATCTCATGGGTGCGGTCAGACGATTTGGAATTCCCCAGCGTTTTTACGTCGACAATGGGTCGGCATATATCAGCCGGCACCTGAAGATCCTTTGCGCCAGGAACGGAATTGATCTGGTCCATACCCCACCATTTGTCCCTCAAGGCAGAGGCAAATTAGAAAGGCTGTTCAGGACCGTCAGGGATCAGTTCCTTTGTGATAAATTTAAAACCATTAAGCAGATCAATGATGCGTTCAAATCCTGGGTTGCCGGATATCATGAAACCCTGCACTCATCTTTGGAATGTTCCCCGTTGCAAAAAAGACTGCAAAGCAAAAATGTATGCCGTGCTTTGTCGCCGTCGATTGACATTGAAGCCTTGTTCAGGATGGAGCGGCGTTGCAGGGTTTACAATGATTGCACCATCCATTTCAAAAAAATCAGGTATGAGGTACCCGGATACCTGCCAGGATCCCGGGTAACCATTTATTATATGCCCTGGGACAAAACCTGTATCTACTACGGCAATGAAATGAAAAAGGCACGTATCGTTGACCTTGGCGCCAATGCAAGACGATTTGAACATCCAAATCAATAG
- a CDS encoding ExeA family protein, translating to MTHKQSPLEFFNCKYHPFANTYRLKTPYLGEQDKRFLRTAISLISSGKSFALSGPSGAGKSTLINYVLSQLDANCYKPSLVHYGGLQRNGMLKAFADVLGVETNGRTVPLLISLQKQITNMASEHRSVFPVFVIDDAHLMEKESLMDICSLMFNPQKETVAASFILVGDETFEKKLSLQILASVKTRLTGQFNLNPLNDDESLEFIKFRLSNAGATETLFDPDALNILSSHCRGNRRHIMNMGTLLLTEAFYRQEKTISAELIFNCDQIEISE from the coding sequence ATGACTCATAAACAATCTCCACTGGAATTTTTTAATTGTAAATATCATCCGTTCGCAAATACTTACCGACTGAAAACCCCTTATCTGGGAGAGCAGGACAAGCGATTTCTCAGGACAGCCATATCGTTGATCTCCTCTGGAAAAAGTTTTGCTTTGTCCGGGCCCTCAGGTGCCGGCAAATCAACATTAATCAACTATGTTTTATCCCAGCTCGATGCAAACTGTTATAAACCTTCCCTGGTCCATTACGGTGGATTACAGCGCAACGGAATGCTCAAAGCCTTTGCTGACGTTCTTGGGGTGGAAACAAATGGTAGGACCGTGCCTTTGCTGATCAGCCTGCAAAAACAGATCACAAACATGGCATCGGAACACCGCAGTGTGTTCCCGGTATTTGTTATTGATGATGCCCACCTCATGGAAAAGGAATCATTAATGGATATCTGTTCCCTGATGTTTAATCCTCAAAAGGAAACCGTGGCCGCAAGTTTTATTCTTGTGGGAGATGAAACCTTTGAAAAAAAACTCTCACTGCAAATTCTGGCTTCTGTAAAAACCCGACTCACCGGGCAATTTAATTTGAATCCCTTGAATGACGATGAAAGTCTTGAATTTATCAAATTCAGGTTATCCAATGCAGGTGCAACTGAAACGCTTTTTGATCCGGATGCTTTAAACATTTTATCATCCCATTGCAGAGGGAATCGACGACACATCATGAACATGGGCACGTTGCTTTTAACCGAAGCCTTTTACAGACAGGAAAAAACGATCAGTGCTGAATTGATTTTCAATTGTGACCAGATAGAGATATCTGAGTGA
- a CDS encoding LysR family transcriptional regulator, translating into MDLYKLKTFKTVAAFLNFNQAARYLNCAQSTVSNQIKSLEDEMGAFFFKRMGKKVQLTTAGEKMVGYANKLLSMEQEAIDDITGKKTPQKTICVRGPEAIIDCYFPDLIKKTLAQYPAVQFDISNCLENNIENELQTEAIDLAFIFSDYISSPRLITEKIFTETLIMAALPTHPLAGKPTVDAKDLHGETLLFLKTGCGYGLPFRQLLNTHMVKPACIIEITSVEAIKKCVKKGIGLTILPEDSIQKELQNRELVPLNWTKDLTTPVLMVWHKNKKITGVLENFMHLAMQLRSNRH; encoded by the coding sequence ATGGATTTATATAAGCTGAAGACATTCAAAACCGTGGCGGCTTTTTTAAATTTCAACCAGGCGGCCAGGTATTTAAATTGTGCGCAATCCACGGTATCAAACCAGATCAAATCCCTGGAAGATGAAATGGGCGCCTTTTTTTTCAAACGCATGGGGAAAAAAGTGCAGTTGACCACGGCCGGCGAAAAAATGGTCGGATATGCCAATAAACTACTTTCCATGGAGCAGGAGGCCATTGATGACATCACAGGGAAAAAAACGCCCCAGAAAACGATTTGCGTGAGAGGGCCGGAAGCAATTATTGACTGTTATTTTCCCGACCTCATTAAAAAAACGCTGGCACAGTATCCAGCCGTTCAGTTTGATATCAGCAACTGTCTGGAAAACAATATCGAAAATGAACTTCAGACGGAAGCGATCGATCTGGCTTTTATTTTTTCCGACTACATCAGTTCCCCCCGGCTGATCACGGAAAAAATCTTTACTGAAACCCTGATTATGGCGGCGCTTCCCACCCATCCCCTGGCGGGAAAGCCCACGGTCGATGCAAAAGACCTTCATGGTGAAACACTGTTGTTTTTAAAAACAGGGTGCGGATACGGCCTTCCGTTCAGGCAGCTGCTGAACACGCACATGGTAAAACCGGCTTGTATCATAGAAATCACCAGTGTTGAAGCCATCAAAAAATGTGTCAAAAAAGGCATCGGCTTGACAATTCTGCCAGAAGATTCCATACAAAAAGAACTTCAAAACCGGGAACTGGTACCGTTGAACTGGACAAAGGATTTGACCACCCCTGTGCTGATGGTCTGGCATAAGAACAAAAAAATCACCGGGGTCCTGGAAAATTTCATGCACCTGGCCATGCAGCTGCGGTCAAACAGACACTGA
- a CDS encoding hemolysin family protein: MNPIFGRMDTDILGLILYVGLALFFSFLCSVAEAVLLSVTPSYIEGLKKNHPRKAALLQRLKQDNVDRSLAAILTLNTIAHTVGAIGAGAKATAVFGSAWFGVFSAAMTLMILFLSEILPKTIGAVYWSRLTGPTAIFINTLITILYPIVWLSEKLTKFISRGKTMHIFSRDEFIAMASVGERTGQIHTKESRIIQNLLRFESLKATDIMTPRTVVSALPEDMTIDASLKYIMKTPFSRLPLYKSHLDDATGFVLKDDILIFMAQKRGNETLKALKREIMAVPSSIPLTVLFERFLTERQHIALIVSEHGGTDGLVTLEDLIETLMGMEIVDESDNVIDMRALARKQWMARAKAMGLEPETTETPGNDI; this comes from the coding sequence ATGAACCCTATTTTCGGCCGGATGGATACTGATATCCTGGGATTGATCCTGTATGTGGGGCTGGCCCTGTTTTTTTCATTTCTGTGTTCCGTGGCGGAAGCCGTTCTTTTGAGTGTCACTCCCTCGTATATCGAAGGGTTGAAAAAAAACCATCCCCGGAAAGCCGCGCTTTTGCAGCGACTTAAACAGGACAATGTGGACCGGTCTCTGGCTGCCATTCTGACATTGAATACCATTGCCCATACCGTCGGGGCCATCGGTGCGGGAGCCAAAGCCACGGCCGTGTTCGGCAGCGCCTGGTTCGGGGTGTTTTCCGCCGCCATGACTCTGATGATCCTGTTTCTGTCGGAAATCCTTCCCAAAACCATCGGTGCGGTCTACTGGTCGCGCCTGACCGGCCCCACCGCAATTTTCATCAACACGCTGATTACCATCCTGTACCCCATTGTCTGGCTGTCTGAAAAACTGACCAAATTCATTTCCCGGGGGAAAACCATGCATATTTTTTCCAGGGATGAATTCATTGCCATGGCATCCGTGGGTGAACGCACGGGTCAGATCCACACCAAAGAATCCAGAATCATTCAGAATCTGCTGCGGTTTGAAAGTCTGAAAGCCACGGATATCATGACACCGCGCACCGTGGTATCTGCGTTGCCCGAAGACATGACCATTGATGCATCTTTGAAATACATCATGAAAACTCCGTTTTCACGCCTGCCCTTGTACAAATCACACTTAGACGATGCCACGGGGTTTGTTCTCAAAGATGATATATTGATTTTCATGGCCCAGAAAAGGGGAAATGAAACACTCAAGGCCCTGAAACGGGAAATCATGGCCGTGCCCAGCTCCATCCCTTTGACCGTGCTGTTTGAACGGTTTCTGACCGAACGTCAGCACATTGCTCTGATTGTCAGTGAACATGGGGGCACAGACGGGCTGGTGACACTGGAAGACCTGATTGAAACCCTCATGGGAATGGAAATCGTGGATGAAAGTGACAATGTGATCGATATGCGGGCTTTGGCCCGGAAACAGTGGATGGCCCGGGCCAAAGCCATGGGCCTGGAGCCGGAAACAACGGAGACACCCGGAAATGACATATGA
- a CDS encoding NAD(P)/FAD-dependent oxidoreductase, whose product MTYDVIIVGGGPAGLFAAGYLMEHARLKVLLIEKGKEPLKRKCPNHHLQKCVGCDPCNILSGIGGAGLYSDGKLNFIPRLGKTDLTQFMPLSEAQALIDETEAVFTRFNMDGPVYPTDMDAARQIRKDARRFGIDLMLIRQKHLGSDNLPGYIAAMADHIRAKGLAVKVNETVTDILEQDGQVTGVVTDKATYKAPHVILAPGRVGANWMATVAQKHGINLSQRGIEVGVRVEVHNDIMDDLCNIIYDPTFFIQTHTYDDQTRTFCTNQGGFISLENYRDFVCVNGHAYSGKKSENTNFAFLSKVILTEPVTDNQSYGESIGRLATIIGGGKPILQRFGDLKRGRRSTWHRIRKGYIEPTMTNVVCGDIAMALPERILSNIIEGLEILNQVVPGVSNDETLLYAPEIKFFATQVETSSHLETKINGLYVAGDGPGVAGNIVSAAATGLIPAKHIIARQ is encoded by the coding sequence ATGACATATGACGTGATTATTGTGGGCGGCGGACCGGCAGGGTTGTTTGCCGCCGGGTATCTGATGGAACATGCCCGGCTCAAGGTGCTGCTCATAGAAAAAGGCAAAGAGCCCCTCAAACGCAAATGCCCCAACCATCATTTACAGAAATGCGTCGGATGCGACCCGTGCAATATTTTGTCAGGCATCGGCGGGGCCGGGCTGTATTCCGACGGCAAGCTCAATTTCATTCCCCGGCTGGGAAAAACCGATCTGACCCAGTTCATGCCCTTGTCAGAGGCCCAGGCCCTGATCGATGAAACCGAAGCCGTGTTCACCCGGTTCAACATGGACGGGCCCGTCTATCCCACGGACATGGACGCAGCCCGGCAGATCCGAAAAGATGCCCGGCGGTTCGGTATCGACCTGATGCTCATTCGGCAGAAACACCTAGGGTCTGACAATCTGCCCGGGTATATCGCTGCCATGGCTGATCATATCCGGGCAAAAGGGCTGGCCGTCAAAGTCAATGAGACCGTCACCGATATTCTGGAACAGGACGGGCAGGTGACCGGCGTGGTCACGGACAAGGCCACCTACAAAGCGCCGCACGTAATTCTGGCCCCGGGACGGGTGGGGGCCAACTGGATGGCAACGGTGGCACAGAAACACGGTATTAACCTGAGCCAGCGGGGCATCGAAGTGGGGGTCCGGGTGGAGGTGCACAATGATATCATGGACGATCTGTGTAACATCATCTATGATCCCACTTTTTTTATCCAGACCCATACTTATGACGATCAGACAAGGACGTTTTGCACCAACCAGGGGGGATTCATCTCTTTGGAAAACTACCGGGATTTTGTGTGTGTCAACGGGCATGCCTATTCAGGGAAAAAATCGGAAAACACCAATTTTGCGTTTCTGTCCAAAGTGATATTGACGGAACCCGTGACCGACAACCAGTCCTATGGCGAGTCCATCGGCCGGCTGGCCACCATCATCGGCGGGGGCAAACCCATTTTACAGCGGTTCGGGGACCTGAAACGGGGGCGCCGCTCCACCTGGCACCGCATCCGCAAAGGCTATATCGAACCCACCATGACAAATGTGGTATGTGGGGATATTGCCATGGCCCTGCCGGAAAGAATCCTGTCAAACATCATCGAGGGCCTGGAAATCCTCAACCAGGTGGTGCCGGGGGTTTCCAACGATGAAACCCTGCTGTACGCCCCGGAAATCAAGTTTTTTGCCACCCAGGTGGAAACCAGCAGCCATTTGGAAACAAAGATCAACGGGTTGTATGTGGCCGGCGACGGGCCCGGTGTGGCCGGTAATATCGTGTCTGCCGCCGCCACGGGCCTGATTCCGGCCAAACACATTATTGCCCGGCAATAA
- the queD gene encoding 6-carboxytetrahydropterin synthase QueD, whose translation MFELKVKTRFAGAHRLTMVGQKCENLHGHNWQVEVCVKGPKLNDAGVLADFGDIKKAVRQVVDGDLDHKYLNELSVFEGMQPTSERIAVYIARQVQALLDENLPEKLQVSRVMAWESEDACAIYYPD comes from the coding sequence ATGTTTGAACTGAAAGTTAAAACCCGGTTTGCCGGTGCCCATCGATTGACCATGGTGGGCCAGAAATGTGAAAACCTTCACGGCCATAACTGGCAGGTGGAAGTGTGTGTCAAAGGCCCAAAACTGAACGATGCCGGGGTGCTGGCGGATTTCGGGGACATCAAAAAAGCGGTACGTCAGGTGGTGGACGGAGACCTGGATCACAAATATCTCAATGAACTGTCTGTGTTTGAGGGCATGCAGCCCACCTCGGAGCGGATTGCCGTTTACATTGCCCGGCAGGTCCAGGCCCTGCTGGATGAGAATCTGCCGGAAAAATTACAGGTGTCCCGGGTCATGGCATGGGAATCAGAAGATGCCTGCGCCATCTACTATCCGGACTAA
- the dnaJ gene encoding molecular chaperone DnaJ, whose translation MTEKRDYYEILGVTRDADKVTLKKAYRKLAIKFHPDKNPNNREAEDKFKEASEAYEVLSNENKRHIYDQFGHQGLEGAGHSGPGGFEDIFSSFGDIFEDFFGFGGGRGGRSNRVQRGSDLRYNMTIDFMEAAFGTEKTVSIPKLTQCDECDGTGSRPGTDVETCAHCHGTGQFIQSQGFFKVKTTCPYCKGRGSIISDPCPKCVGAGRVETVRKVQVKIPAGVDVGSKLRLTGEGEASPSPGGPSGDLYVVINVKPHKFFQRDGNDIVCAIDISFAQAALGADITVPTLVGEETLTIPKGTQFGDSFRLSGQGIASLRTGRRGDQIVKVLIKTPTKLTAKQKELLKQFDKLDGNKISNKLKNLFKNL comes from the coding sequence ATGACTGAAAAACGCGACTACTATGAAATCCTGGGTGTGACTCGGGATGCAGATAAAGTGACCCTGAAGAAAGCATACCGGAAGCTGGCCATTAAATTCCATCCGGACAAAAATCCCAACAACCGGGAAGCGGAAGACAAATTCAAGGAAGCGTCCGAAGCCTATGAAGTTTTGAGCAATGAAAACAAACGCCACATTTATGACCAGTTCGGGCACCAGGGACTGGAAGGGGCCGGCCATTCCGGACCCGGTGGATTTGAGGATATTTTTTCCAGCTTCGGTGACATATTTGAAGACTTTTTCGGATTCGGTGGTGGCCGGGGGGGCCGGAGCAACCGGGTGCAGCGGGGATCTGACCTGCGCTATAACATGACCATTGATTTCATGGAAGCAGCGTTCGGTACTGAAAAAACCGTGTCCATACCCAAACTGACCCAGTGTGACGAATGTGACGGCACGGGAAGCCGGCCCGGGACTGACGTGGAAACCTGCGCCCATTGCCACGGTACGGGCCAGTTTATCCAGAGCCAGGGATTTTTCAAGGTCAAGACCACCTGTCCTTATTGCAAGGGCCGGGGCAGTATCATTTCCGATCCCTGTCCCAAATGTGTGGGGGCCGGCCGTGTGGAAACCGTGCGCAAGGTGCAGGTCAAAATTCCGGCCGGCGTGGATGTGGGGTCCAAACTGCGCCTGACGGGTGAGGGAGAAGCGTCTCCCAGCCCGGGCGGTCCGTCCGGAGACCTGTATGTGGTCATCAATGTGAAACCCCACAAATTTTTCCAGCGGGACGGCAACGACATTGTCTGTGCCATTGACATCTCCTTTGCCCAGGCAGCGCTTGGGGCCGATATCACCGTGCCCACCCTGGTGGGGGAGGAAACCCTCACCATTCCCAAAGGCACCCAGTTCGGAGACAGCTTCCGGCTTTCCGGACAGGGGATCGCTTCATTGCGCACGGGCCGGCGGGGAGACCAGATTGTCAAGGTGCTCATCAAAACCCCCACCAAACTCACTGCCAAGCAAAAGGAATTATTAAAGCAGTTTGACAAACTGGATGGCAACAAAATTTCCAATAAATTGAAAAATCTGTTTAAAAATTTATAG
- the ubiE gene encoding bifunctional demethylmenaquinone methyltransferase/2-methoxy-6-polyprenyl-1,4-benzoquinol methylase UbiE, with the protein MNKELDFVKGMFDKIAHRYDFLNRLLSLRQDVMWRNQMVRAAAPGPESRILDVACGTCDVALALSRHLTGRTRITGLDFSYAMLDAGKKKCAAQSNQSICLVNGDALALPFLPEMFDAVFIAFGIRNIMDRPRALSEFYKVLKPGGKLAVLELTTPQNPFLKPIYLSYFKKVLPLIGAFFSKDNNAYYYLPESVLKFPAPDAFAGMMSETGFSRVRFKPMSFGIVTLFVGTRQ; encoded by the coding sequence ATGAACAAAGAACTTGATTTTGTCAAGGGAATGTTTGACAAAATCGCCCATAGATATGATTTCCTGAACCGCCTGCTCAGTCTCCGCCAGGATGTCATGTGGCGGAACCAGATGGTGCGGGCCGCGGCGCCGGGGCCGGAAAGCCGGATTCTGGATGTGGCCTGCGGCACCTGTGATGTGGCCCTGGCCTTGAGCCGCCATCTTACAGGCCGCACCCGGATCACGGGCCTGGATTTTTCCTATGCCATGCTGGATGCCGGCAAAAAAAAATGCGCTGCCCAATCCAACCAAAGCATCTGTCTGGTGAACGGGGACGCGCTGGCCCTGCCGTTCCTTCCGGAAATGTTTGATGCTGTGTTCATCGCTTTCGGCATCCGGAATATCATGGACCGGCCCCGGGCATTGTCTGAATTTTACAAGGTGCTCAAACCCGGCGGAAAACTGGCGGTTCTGGAACTGACCACCCCCCAAAACCCTTTTTTAAAACCCATTTATTTAAGTTATTTCAAAAAAGTGCTGCCGCTGATCGGGGCTTTTTTTTCAAAAGATAACAATGCCTATTATTATCTGCCTGAATCTGTTTTGAAATTTCCCGCGCCGGATGCCTTTGCCGGGATGATGTCGGAAACCGGATTCAGCCGCGTGCGGTTTAAACCCATGTCCTTTGGCATTGTCACCTTGTTTGTCGGTACCCGTCAATAA
- a CDS encoding small multi-drug export protein, with protein MKNQIFKTTQGKLLIISICMAMVLVGTIGFYVVTDAALAKTLILTFFANTFGGRSVGIGLCILQGLTAFPTIFYNFYLEVMVVLFTYAVFALTTTNYLRVEWVIRAMERVAETALKKKHKIERFGWFGIFLFVMIPLPVTGPVVGAIIGSMIGLGWIRNFSATFLGTLTALVLWFEFFEFLDERFQMIQSFFVIILILVLIPYFGKIRRLVESLRRKKPLDP; from the coding sequence ATGAAAAACCAGATTTTTAAGACCACCCAGGGCAAACTGCTGATCATCAGTATCTGTATGGCCATGGTGCTCGTGGGTACCATCGGTTTTTATGTTGTCACGGATGCGGCATTGGCAAAAACCCTGATTCTCACTTTTTTTGCCAATACGTTCGGCGGCCGATCCGTTGGCATCGGCTTGTGCATCCTGCAGGGGCTCACCGCGTTTCCCACCATTTTCTACAACTTTTATCTGGAAGTGATGGTGGTGCTTTTCACCTATGCCGTTTTTGCGTTGACAACGACCAACTACCTGCGGGTGGAATGGGTAATCCGGGCCATGGAACGGGTGGCGGAAACGGCCCTGAAAAAAAAGCACAAAATTGAACGGTTCGGATGGTTCGGTATTTTTTTGTTTGTCATGATTCCTTTGCCTGTCACCGGACCCGTGGTGGGTGCCATCATCGGCAGTATGATCGGGCTGGGCTGGATACGAAATTTTTCCGCCACATTTCTGGGCACCCTGACGGCCCTGGTCCTGTGGTTTGAATTTTTCGAATTCTTAGATGAGCGGTTTCAGATGATTCAGTCTTTTTTTGTCATCATCCTCATCCTGGTACTCATCCCCTATTTCGGAAAAATCCGCCGGCTCGTTGAATCGTTGCGCCGGAAAAAACCGCTGGACCCCTGA